The sequence ACGTTTGATAATTTTCTATAATTGTTATAAAAGAAGTTAttttattgtttcctttttcttagcAACATGCGTTTACTTAACCCACAAGTCGTCAACGGCCCACTGAAAATGAATGGTTAACGAAAAATAACACGCTCTTAACCGACCCAATTAGATCACAGGCTTACACGCGTAGTCTTACACGTGCGAATCTCctttactataaataaaacaaatctagGGCACGACAATTTCTCATCACcattgctttgttttgttcgtCAATATCAAAAaactcaatttttaaaaaaacttcttcAACAAATCTCCAATCGATTCGCCTTTTCTCGATAACCTCTTTGCATCCATGGCTGCTCAAACAGATCTCAATCAACCTAAACTCGATATGGTAATTTCTTTAATCTCAAACCCTTTTTCAAATCAATCAACTTTATCTTCGATTTACATctcaaatctttgatttttttcgtTTCTGTGATTGGAATTTTGGATtcaatttgtaatttttgattAACATGTAATTGGGTATTGTACAGATCGTagtaaatgtttttaatttatttagttttgtggGCTAATTGcatgttttttaatttcttgaaaattttgttcagacaaaggaagagaaagagaggttgaAGTACTTGCAGTTCGTGCAAGCTGCTGCTGTTGAAGCTCTGCTTGGTTTTGCTCTTATTTACGCTAAGGCCAAGGACAAGTCTGGTCCTTTGAAACCTGGTGTTGAATCTGTTGAAGGTGCTGTAAAGACTGTTGTTGGTCCTGTCTACGAGAAGTACCAAGACGTTCCTGTCGAGGTCCTTAAATACATGGACCAGAAGGTATAATCTTTAACATAGAGATACAGTAAAAGCTTGTGTGGTTTATCTCTTTGTCTTTGTATTGAACCGTCTTGGTTATTTTGCAGGTTGACATGTCTGTGACTGAACTTGATCGCCGTGTCCCACCAGTTGTCAAACAGGTGTCTGCTCAAGCTATCTCAGCTGCTCAGATTGCACCCATTGTGGCTCGTGCCTTGGCCACTGAGCTTCGACGTGCTGGTGTTGTTGAAACCGCTTCTGGTATGGCTAAATCTGTCTACACCAAGTACGAGCCTGCTGCCAAGGAGTTGTATGCAAACTATGAGCCGAAAGCAGAGCAATGTGCCGTTTCAGCTTGGAAGAGGTTGAACCAGCTTCCTCTGTTCCCAAGGCTTGCTCAAGTTGCTGTACCAACTGCTGCTTTCTGCTCTGAGAAGTACAATGATACTGTTGTGAAGGCTGCAGAGAAAGGGTACAGGGTCACATCGTACATGCCGTTGGTTCCAACTGAGAGGATCTCTAAAATCTTCTCCGAGGAGAAAGCTGTGGCCGAGCCTTTGGAGTTCCACCCACTTGATTGATTTGGGTGTTTGCTAGtgtgttcttttttgttttgttgggaTTTTACAGTGGATTGGATCCTTGTTAGCGACTGGTCCCctggttctgtttcttttgtttcttcgttCTTAAACTTTCGTTGTTTCgtttaataatctaaaagttgtataATCTAAGTTGGGATTATTGATTGTATAAAAGCTTTCTTGTTTGAGGTTTAATTACTTCCGAcgaccaaaaccaaaaaaaaaaacaactttggATAGACGAGTTCAGTGGACAAAGCTGACATGTAGTTTTCTTCCGTTGTGCTTTGTAACACGACTCCAGTCGAATTCCTTTTTCGTTTGATGATCGAACTCTCAAATAGACGCAAAGGACCTCAACTCACTAATGTTATGAAGTCCTTTGAGTTTGAATGGTGATGTGCTCTGAGTTGAAGAGAGAAACGAGAGCTTTGCAATCAGGAAGACATTCAGATGACTGTTGCATTGGGTTGCAGTATCTTGGATCAATGTTACCTTGTTAGTATATCCTGTATAGACCATCTCGTTCCACAGTTCTCGGTCTCTCTAAACTCGCTAAACTGTGTTTTGGAGAAAGAAATTATCTTCAGAAtcactctttgtttctctctttccaaAAGTTTCAGAACAGCCTCACGATGAATGAACCACTGCATTTAGGGTGAACAGAGCTGGAGCTAGATCCCATCCGAGACTTTTTCTAAAACATGATAGGGGACACAGCTTATAAGTAGATCATATGTGAACCTTAATGAAGCTTAAAACAAAGATTATTGTCTTTTGCAAATCTAAAAGCggcaaaattaaaaaaggagagaatgtttttaaaaatggtgGTTCAGCTGAGAGATCGAGCCAGCGAGCCATAGTGGATCTGGGTAGCGCCGAACCGTAATCCGTCCACTGCTGTAAGCGGGAAGTGATCGCTGCTCTGTGAAACCAGCCTCACGCATTACCCTCCACCTTTAGAGACCAAGTGAGCCAAGCCTTCGCTCGACCCACACAGACTACTCACAGCTTGGACTGGGCAGCTTAGAAACATGCCAACACCAGACCCGACTCGTGAACCGAACCAGTGTTCCATCATCTTAATCGTCCCCACTCGGGTTACAAGCTCTCGTTACTTAACTCGACGTTGAATAGATGGTTTCGTttgatatataaacaaacacaaaaggaGCTAGAGTGACCGATGTGGGATAAAAAGACTCTTAAATAATTTTCACTTATGAATTATCTTTTTCTATTTGGGCCAAAGCCTTATTGTGAGGCCTAAAATATACTATTGAAAAGCCTGATAACAAGAATGTGGTTTGgattttggaagaagaaagaggaaagtactaaaaaaatggaaattgatgacATAGAGAGATaagaatattttacttttaccgTTATATAACAGCGGTCAGACATGAgattttactgttttatttatttatttaccggATATTGTTAGCCTAGGCCCATGTCGGTGCTGATCCACCATATCTGTTTCTAAAACTTGATCCAATTGCTACAGTGCGCACAACTCACCGCCGTTCACGTTAGCACTTCAAACCCTTCGCCCCCACGtaaacctctctctctatctgccTGTCTCTGTCTGTCACCCATCAGCAACTCCGACACTCTCTCTCACTCGCCGCCGGGAAAGTTTTTAATTCGATAGTTTCATTCGTCGTCCGGTTATCTAATTGAATCTTCCGTTTTGCTCTCAAGTAAACCTATTTATAAAAAGATCACGATTTCAGAATGGGAATTCAATTCTTTGACAAGGCAGATCTATGGAAAAGTGCTCTGTTATTGAATCTTAAGCTCCGTGATCGATTTCGCATCGCCGTAGACGATCACCGTGGTCGAGCGGTGGTTTTCTCCCCGGATGGTCACTTCTCTTCCACTATCCACCGCTGGGTGACTCGATTCCGGAACTTTCGCCGTGAATCTCTCCCTTCTCCTCCCGCTTTTTATCGCCGACgaggttttttttaatcatctctCCCCCTCTTTAGTGGATCTCTCTGTCTATTTGGTTTTGTGACTTTGTCTACTCTTTGGTTATTGCAGTTTCCAAAGATTTAACGGCAGAAGAAGAGTCAGCTCTTTTCAGGATGCTACAAGCTGTGGCTATTCCCCTCATTGGAAATGCTTGTCATGTATTCATGAATGGTTTCAATCGTGTTCAGGTTTGAACATCTTATGATTTAGTGATTCCTTAAGTTTCATTCTTAGATTAGTGTTTTTGTTTAGGTGTATGGTTTAGAGAAGTTGCATGATGCTTTACTCAACAGACCAAAGAACAAGCCTCTTGTAACGGTATGAGTTTAACTACTTAATGTtgtttgttgggtttttttaGATGAACCTGATTGTATTCTGACTACCCAAATCATCTTCAGGTTAGCAATCATGTTGCATCTGTGGATGATCCTTTTGTCATTGCTTCGCTACTTCCACCTAAACTTCTACTTGATACTCGTAATTTGAGGTGGACGCTTTGTGCTACGGATAGATGTTTTAAAAACCCTGTGACTTCAGCTTTCTTTCGATCTGTCAATGTTTTACCAGTTTCTCGTGGTGAAGGAATTTATCAGCAGGTTACATATgctttttcttgtgtttttttactTGCTgttttttatctaaattttcaaatttgctGATGGAAACAAGTGTCATATATTTGCAGGGAATGGACATTGCGATTTCGAAATTAAACAATGGAGGGTGGGTTCACATTTTTCCAGAAGGTAGTCGCTCCCGGGATGGTGGAAAGACTATGGGCTCAGCGAAGAGGGGTATCGGAAGGTGAGTCTTGTGTGCTTTGAGTTCGCTTCCATTTTAATGTGTGTGTCTTATCATTTTATTCTATAACAACGAGCTAAACATTGAATATACTTCCTTTTAGGTTGATTTTGGATGCAGATACTCTCCCCATGGTTGTTCCATTTGTGCATACTGGTATGCAGGATATAATGCCAGTTGGAGCCAGTGTTCCTCGGATTGGCAAGACAGTGAGTATTTCTAActctccaaaaaaaatattgtcctTGTTTGTGGGTTCGATCTCTTAATAGTTTGATGCATAACTATCTCTGCTCGTCCGGAATTAGAAAATCAATAACAAACCATAACTTTCAGGGTAGTTACCTCGATCTAAAATACAGTTTAGAGTGTATTACGTTGTTTGATTTGCAAGCCTTATGTACCCATCTAAGACCACTCATAACTTTCTTTTATTGGCCTTGATTTTGAGTGATTATAATTTAGTGCTTTAAGATGAATGGATTTGTCAATAATTGGGGGTTTCATATTTTGAGTAAGTGCAAATGTATTGTCCAATGAAAGGGTATAGGGTTAAAATGCCAGACAGTATGTAGTGCTACGAATCTGTCATTAGGTTATGTTACATTGCTTAATGTATTTACAATCTTTAATTATAAACTAACCTCAAACATTTTGCAGGTGACAGTGATCATTGGAGACCCTATTCACTTTAATGATATTCTCGGCGCTGAAGTAGCCAAACACGTCTCGAGGAAACACTTGTATGATGAAGTCTCTTCCAGGATAGGACAAAGACTGTAAGATTTAAAAACACAAGTCGATAGAGTATCTCTTGAACAACAATCTATGATGTCACACGACGCCAAAACATCCTCGGAACGTGCTACTGAGATCTTACATAGAGTCGATTGGGACTCGTTTGGGATGGGAGCACAGTTTTCAGAAGAATCATCAGCCAGCAGTAATAAACAGACTGCCCAAACCGATGATGGCAATGTCAGATATCCGAAAAGAGGAGTCTCATCTGAAGGAGCGATCAGCTTGAAGATTAAGAAGTTCATGGACTCAACTGAGATGATGGGTTTCGCTGCTAGAGGTTTGTTTATGAACGAGTACAAGAGTTGGGGTGAATCTGCCAAAATCGGGCCTTTAAAGACATGGAAAGAGTATTTGAACCGTGATGGATTACGACAAGACACACACACTTGCTAGTTAAACTCTCGTTAggaattttagttttgtaacgAGGCTTCTGTGCCACAACACAACAAATGTCCATGTATTTTACTTGTCTAATttagaatttatatattttgctttCATTTCACAGAAACTCTTCTTACGTCGCTGTTGTAAATTAGCTTTCATAAAATCCCAGTTTTTCGAACCTTTCGATCACGAAAAAATTACTGCACGCACATTAATAAGCGAGGATGGGATTACTTCTgtaaaacgacgccgtttgtTAGTAAGAATGACAACGTGGCACAGTCTAATTACAAGCAAACGACACCGTTGGCGTTCATGATTACAAAACGAACGGTCGTGATTTAATCTCGGTCTCATGGATAAAAAGTGCAATGACCAATGTAACCCTCCAGATAATCGACGGCGacaaatttctcttttc comes from Camelina sativa cultivar DH55 chromosome 19, Cs, whole genome shotgun sequence and encodes:
- the LOC104764208 gene encoding REF/SRPP-like protein At3g05500 is translated as MAAQTDLNQPKLDMTKEEKERLKYLQFVQAAAVEALLGFALIYAKAKDKSGPLKPGVESVEGAVKTVVGPVYEKYQDVPVEVLKYMDQKVDMSVTELDRRVPPVVKQVSAQAISAAQIAPIVARALATELRRAGVVETASGMAKSVYTKYEPAAKELYANYEPKAEQCAVSAWKRLNQLPLFPRLAQVAVPTAAFCSEKYNDTVVKAAEKGYRVTSYMPLVPTERISKIFSEEKAVAEPLEFHPLD